Proteins encoded together in one Camelina sativa cultivar DH55 chromosome 9, Cs, whole genome shotgun sequence window:
- the LOC104712327 gene encoding fatty acyl-CoA reductase 6, chloroplastic-like encodes MASTNLLATSNAIKLNGLSFVASFSDKLNHHFRLSQTTRRVHTSCCYRERSLKVVTSLESPEAETSSDTEGTGIVRFLKGKSYLVTGGTGFLGKVLIEKLLRASPEIGKVFLLIRSKDQESASKRLCDEIISSDLFKLLKKMHGSSYEAFMKSKLIPVIGDIGEDNLGIEPEIADMVRDDVDVIISCGGRTTFDDRYDSALIVNALGPGRLLSFGKECKKLTLFLHFSTAYVTGKKEGIVLETPLCIGENITSDLNIGSELKLASEAVRKFHGSEGIKKLKELGTERAQHYGWENSYTFTKAIGETIIHSNRGHLPVVIIRPSIIESSYKEPFPGWIQGIRMADPIVMAYAKGQISDFWGDSQALLDVIPVDMVVNAAIAAMAKHGCGVPEFKVYNVTSSSHSNPLRVGEWMDLTHQYLCDSPLEETVTDLVRMKFHTSLEGFTSSLLNTITKHERKINNEGGGLSMKGYRKLNYFVSLARTYEPYTFFQARFDDTNTTSLIQELSVEERKTFEFDIRGINWEHYIANIHLPGLKRHFY; translated from the exons ATGGCTAGCACAAATCTCCTTGCCACAAGCAACGCCATCAAATTGAATGGTCTCAGCTTCGTCGCCTCTTTCTCCGACAAACTTAACCACCACTTTCGTTTGTCACAGACGACTCGTAGAGTCCATACTTCATGTTGTTACCGTGAGAGGTCTTTGAAAGTTGTGACGTCCTTAGAGAGCCCTGAGGCAGAAACAAGCAGTGACACTGAAGGAACTGGAATCGTCCGTTTTTTAAAAGGGAAAAGTTATCTCGTTACGGGTGGAACAGGgtttcttggcaaag TGTTGATTGAGAAATTATTGAGAGCAAGTCCTGAGATTGGGAAGGTATTCCTTCTGATAAGATCCAAAGATCAAGAATCAGCCAGCAAGAGACTCTGTGATGAG ATCATAAGCTCGGATCTGTTCAAACTTCTGAAGAAAATGCATGGGAGCTCTTATGAAGCTTTCATGAAGAGCAAGTTGATTCCAGTAATTGGAGACATTGGAGAAGACAATCTAGGGATCGAACCTGAAATAGCAGACATGGTTAGAGATGACGTTGATGTTATTATCAGTTGTGGTGGTCGTACAACATTCGACGACAG ATACGACTCTGCCCTAATTGTCAATGCTCTTGGACCTGGTAGACTTTTGAGCTTCGGAAAGGAGTGCAAGAAACTGACACTTTTCCTCCACTTTTCAACTG cTTATGTGACTGGCAAGAAAGAGGGAATAGTACTAGAAACACCTCTCTGCATTGGTGAAAACATAACTTCTGACTTGAACATCGGATCCGAGCTAAAACTAGCTTCAGAAGCTGTAAGAAAGTTCCATGGCAGTGAAGGAATCAAGAAACTGAAAGAACTTGGAACTGAAAG AGCTCAACACTATGGCTGGGAAAACAGTTACACATTCACAAAAGCCATAGGGGAGACTATAATTCACAGCAATCGAGGACATTTGCCTGTAGTGATCATAAGGCCTAGTATTATCGAAAGCTCTTACAAGGAGCCTTTCCCTGGCTGGATCCAAGGAataag aaTGGCTGATCCAATCGTCATGGCCTATGCCAAAGGCCAGATTTCTGACTTCTGGGGAGATTCTCAAGCTTTATTAGATGTTATTCCAGTTGACATGGTTGTGAATGCAGCAATAGCAGCCATGGCAAAGCATGGTTGTGGTGTCCCAGAGTTCAAAGTTTACAATGTCACTTCTTCATCTCATTCGAATCCATTGCGAGTTGGAGAGTGGATGGACCTCACTCATCAATATCTTTGTGACTCTCCATTGGAAGAAACAGTGACAGACTTAGTGCGTATGAAATTCCACACTTCCTTAGAAGGTTTCACTTCCTCTTTATTGaacacaataacaaaacatGAAAGAAAGATTAACAATGAAGGAGGAGGATTGAGCATGAAGGGATATAGGAAGCTAAACTATTTTGTGTCCTTGGCAAGAACTTATGAACCTTACACGTTCTTTCAAGCTCG GTTTGACGATACAAATACAACAAGTCTGATACAAGAGCTGTCAGTGGAAGAGAGAAAGACGTTTGAGTTTGATATCAGAGGCATTAACTGGGAGCATTACATTGCTAACATCCATCTTCCAGGTCTCAAAAGGCATTTCTATTAG